The genomic DNA CCCTGATGAGCTCTTGTACTGATACCCTGGGCTGTGATGACAGTTCTGCGACAGCCACATTTTGTTCGGCATGATAGCAGTCACTGGGGCTTTTTCTTTTGATCCCCATTTACCTCTGTTTTGCTGGGACTCCGTGGTGCCATACTCAGTCCAATGCTGGACTATAAGGAGATATTTGAAAGCAGGGAGAGTGCGACCAGGGGCCAAGTGATTTAGGAAGTGAATTCAAGTCAAAAATATAATGGTGGACAGACCGCCCTCTGACAGCGGAACTGTATTATTGAAAAGTTCCTTAAAATTTTAACAAGCACTATCGAAGAAATCAAGAACTTAAGACAATAATTGTGTGGTCTGCAAGAGACAATAGACTGCTCAAATCCACACTGTTAAGTTGACATAAATGGAGTTAAGAATGAGAATAGAAAGTTAGAAGAATTACTCAGTGCAAAACATGGAAAATTATGTACTGGTAGAATGGTTGAGGTGAAgaatgtagatgcatttaagggataaCTAGCtatgcacatgagggagaaaggaatagaatgtaaTGAGGTAAGATGAAGTTGGATGgaaggaggctcttgtggagcataaacatggaccagttgagccaaatggcctatttctgtgttgtacattTTACTGAATGTACAGATTGTGAAATTATCAAAATTGTGGCTTCATATGTAATTGAGACAAATCACAGAAAAGACCTCTGCAGGTGGCAGAAAGATATTGGTGCTATTTTCAGAccaatttttaaaacttttttctaTATTTGTTAACAGTGGTTTGTTATGAATCTCTTTTTTGTTCTTGTTTGCTGGTTTCTAAGGGGATGGCCCCTTTCCTGGGGTGGTAGATCTTTTTGGAGATGAAGGTGGTTTGACTGAGTTCCGAGCCTGTCTCCTTGCAAGCCGAGGCTTTGCTGCTCTTGCTCTCCCGTACTTTGGTTTTGAGGATCTACCAATGACCATGACAGATTTTCATTTAGAATACTTCGAAGAAGCTGTAAATTATCTGCAGAAATATCCAAAGGTGAGTTCCACCCACACAGTTCAAGCCCAGAGAATTAACCTGTTATGGAAATTGTATTTGCATAATTGCATTTGTAATATTTCTCAATGAAATGAATGATGTACCTTTACCCTGTTCTTGGGATATTTTTTACTCTAGATATTTTGACTACTCCCGTATCAGCCATTGCTTACTTTGTAACAGTGTCGTCTCTGAGTCAGTAGTTGGATTGAAGTCCTATTCCAGGACTTCAGCGCAAAATTCAAGGCTGGtactgcagtgctgcactgtcggaagtgccatctttcggatgagacgttaaacggaggccctgtctgcccttttaggtggatgtaaaagattccatagcactgttttgaagaagagcagggcagttagccccggtgtcctgccaatatttattcCACTATCAacttcacaaaacagattatctggtcattatcacattgctgtttgtgggagttgttgtgcacaaatcggctgccactttttctgcattacaacagtgactacacttcaaaagtacttcattggctgtgaagtgctttgggacatcctgtggttgtgaaaggtgctatataaatgcaaggttttttttCTTATTGGTGAGTCCAATTTCCTATGATAACTGTTCAAACTTGTTCTGAAAGCAAATTTAAATATTGTAGCATACCTGGAATAATGAAGGGAGAGTCCATTTTTAGATTTCTTCAGTAATTGGTTCAATCTTGTATCACCACACCTCTTTGGCTTCAAAAGACACCAAAATAGCACTACATTCCATCTTATTTTAGGCTTTAACTGTTAAAAACAAGTTGATTCAGTAGGAATaaaagaacaaataaaacaaaatataacttatatagtagtttagtttagttcagagatacagcactgaaacaggcccttcggcccaccgagtctgtgccgaccatcaaccacccatttatactaatcctacactaattccatattcctaccacatccccacctatccctatatttccctaccacctacctatactagggacaattgctaatggccaatttatctatcaacctgcaagtctttggcatgtgggaggaaaccggagcacctggaggaaacccacgcagacacagggagaacttgcaaactccacacaggcagttgcaCAAGTTGCACTTTACTAGCTCCTCATCTGTGGAAAAAATTATTTGCAGGACAATAACTATCATTTTTTTTAAATctagttaattttaattttcttACCAACTATAAAAGTTGCCTGCTAAAACTAATACAACaagaactacaagatgcactgcagcaatgcaccaaggctccttcgacagcaccttccaaacccgcgacctctaccaactagaagggcaagggcagcaaatacatgggaacaccaccacctgcaagttcccctccaattcacacaccaccctgacttggaactcaatcgccgttccttcactgtcgctgggtcaaaatcttggaactcccttcctaacagcaccgtgggtgtacctaccccacatggactgcagcggttcaagaaggcagctcaccaccaccttctcaagggcaattagggatgggcaataaatgctggcctggccagcgacgcccacatcccgtgaatgaatttttaaaaaacttgaatTTAGCATATGATTAAGATCATCTGTCAGCTGCCTTTACTGCTTCCTGCCTCCATACACCTTTCCCACCAAGCCAAACTTCCCCCAGATTTCCCGTTTGGCCTAGTACTGATCCTGCACttgtctctagtttctctcctgtcttgttcATTATCGTCTCCAAGATCATTTTATCCATCCAACCCACCTCATGTTCTCTTGACCTAAATCTCTCTAAACTACTGCCCATCTGACTACCCTTCCTGGCCTCCATGCTAGTTCATATTGGGAATGCTTCCCTCCCCTCAAttactgtctccctccctttcaaaactgccatcatcacccactgcttaaaaaaaaacctctatccttgcaaactactgcctcatCACCTGCTACCCTTTCCTCTCCATAATCTTTGATCGTGTTCTTACCTCCAAAGTCTATGCCCATCTTTATTGTAGCTCTATGTTTGAATCTCTGCAGTTAGTATTCAGCCCCTAATGAAGCACTGAAATGGCCTCGATGAAAGTCACAATtagcatcctctgtgactgtggcgTACTATCCCTCCTCATCATTCTTGATCACTCTGTAGTctttgacaaggttgaccacaccatcttcatgCAATGCTCTTTAGCTGAGTGCGACTGCTCTTGGTTAGTTCCAACCttacctatccaatcatagccagagacttctcttcccactcctggacTATTAACTCAGGGATCCCCCAAAGATCCATTTTTGGTTCCCTCCTCTTGTCTATCTGTTATCCCTTGACAGCCTCATCCATAAACAGGGAAGCCAGCTCCCatctgtacactgacaacacccagctcaacCTCTCCATCACCTTTCTTAACCACTTCCCTGCCTGTGTTGTCAATCACTTCATGGTCTAACCCCCTCCTTTCCGTCTTCCAACTTCTGCCAAGAACTGTCCATTCTTCTGGCTCCAACTTATTGCGCATCCTGTGTCCCATTGCCCAGCGTTGGCTGTCATGTCTTCAGCCATTTACGCCATTTCACATTCTGAAATGTTCTTTCTAAgcctctccacttccccctcttccATTACGGCCCTCTTTTTAAAAAGTCACCGCATTGCCCTCCCAATATCCTCTTCTCTAGCCCTGGTTCTCTGTGAAGTATGTTGGGATGTTTCTTGCAGTCAATTTATATGTGTTTATATGTTATGTAAATGTATGTTGTTGTCTGGGATAGTTGTCAGCCACTTTGTGCCAGTCACCATTCCAAAGGTCAGGATTTCCTTATTGATACATAGAAATTCAACCCACATTTCTGGCAGTCAACAATAGAAAACTCATGCAGTCACAGAGATTCACTGTTTTAGAGTTGGCCACCAGTGCATAGTTGCCCAGCTGCTCTCTCTGCTGGTGGGGTGACTTGAGAGTGCTAAACGTATTCTCTGGGAGCCCCACAGTTGTTGATTATCAAAATGACTTTTCTGTTCAGCAGTGCTTTGGTCAAATGACCTGCTGCTCAAAGAACAAGTCATCTGTGCCTTTCGGTATTTCTATAGGATAAAACATGAAAACATTATGAAGTTTTGGAATTCTCAATGATCAGGAATTTTATCACATCCAGTCAACATTTGCTATGGGAATGTCACTTGTCTCCTTGTGTTTGGACCAGGACTTTATTTCGTGACAGCTTTTGAAGCTgatgaaaagaaaaaaaactttcatttgcatagtgccttttataaccacaagacatcccaaagcactttacagttgaACTATTTTGGAACGGCAATCAGTGTTGTACCCACTATGTTGAAGTAAAATTGGTACCAAATTCTTTAGCAAATTAATTCACCTTttccagaaaagagcagaagatttCACTGATCAGGACCTATTTGGGCTAGGATTTCAAATGAAGGTGTTCAAATTAAGCAACAAGTTTTCAAATAGGAAGCATTTTTCACAATTTAAATTTGCATTAACAGGTAATTGCACTAAGCAATTTTGAATTGCGTAGAATAGAAAAAAATGCATTACAGCTATCCAAGCACAGAAGGTTAAAAATTATATGGCTGATGTGGAAATACTCTTCATCAGTCAGTATCTCAATTTCTTGATGGTAATGTCATTATTCTGAGTTATTCCACCTTAAAAGTGAATTGAAAAGTGAATGTTGGCATTGGTTTATCCACCAGCAAACATTGTGTTGTTATGAGTAGGTTTGATGTCTCAATTTTCACTTCATCTGACCTAGCATCTGACTTCCACTCATTTCTGCTTATCACATGCTCTCTTGAAATGTGTAATTGTCATTATTGTTTGTGAGTATTCAAAACTGGACTTCCCAAATCTGAGGTAAGTGCACAAACATACTGGAACACCATGTCATCATGATATTATGATGTATCACAATGTGCGGTCATCCTTTAGGTACACATCCATAAGATATCACAAATAGCAAAATTATGTCACATTGCTAATGGTGGGATAAGGAAGGACAATTGATTCTGAGAATGAATGTTCCATTTCATGTTGCTTCTCTTCGATTCAGGAAAAGTAGGGCATTTTAGAAGGTTACTTTTGATCCTTTCTAATGTTGGGAGAAAATTGATATGGAGCTAAAATTCGCCAAGTCATTTATTGAATAATACAGATTCCACTGCAACATATAGATGGGAATgctatatttttaaacagtgatgcaTGAATACTGAAGGAGCATGTACCGAAGTTATGTAAACTTAATGCATGTTgctataattttgaattttataggtaAAGGGGCCTGGTATTGGAGTAATAGGGTCTTCAAAAGGTGCGGATTTGGCTCTATCGATGGCAACATTTATACCACAAGTGGCGGCATGCGTTTGTATCTCTGGCTGTAACGCAAACACTATATCTGACTTGCATTATAAAGACATGCATCTCTCCAGCTTGTGTTATGACGTAGATCGCATAATTGTTTTGAAGTCAGGAATTCTAGATATGTCTGAAACGCTTaaaaaccccaacaccaacaaagACAGCATAATCCCGCTGGAAAAAGCTGCAGGACACGTATTGTTTGTTGTAGGAGAGGATGACAAGATCTGGAACAGCAAGCTCTTTGCGGAAGAAGCGATAAAAAGATTGAAAGAACATGGCAGAGACAACTATGAACTGCTCAGTTATCCAGGAACTGGGCATAGTATCGAACCTCCATGTTCTCCATTTCGTTTTGCCACGATTGACCAGTTGTTTGGAATtccagtgctgttgggaggagaggCAATAAAACATTGTTATGCTCAACAAGATTCTTGGCAAAAGATTCAAGACTTCTTACGTTTACATCTATGTTGAAGTGAATTAGACTTAACAAGATTTCTCTTTACCTAACATATGTTACCTGGTGTAATAAATTCTTCTTCTGTAATAAATTGTAAATTAATTACTTGATGGCACTGTGTATAAGCAGGACAATCCAAGACCTTTTGAAACTCATTTTTGACCAACAATAACATTACCATTGGGGTGGGATGGAAGGTTTTCCAAAACAAAAAGTTTCCTTTAATAAGTGATGTAATCAAATATTTCCTCATTAATACCCAGTACTGTAGTAGTGAAGTTCACATTTGCACTAAGGTGAAAACTGTTGTAATTCTAAACCACTTAGTTTGACTTCATGATGGCATGTTTAGAGTTTTGCCAGTCTTCCTCTTTCCTCCCCTCTGCTCCTAAAGATGGTAATGCACCTTAGGGTTTGATGTCAGGGCCTCCAAATCAACATTATTTTTTCGTAACCGACTGTTTGCTGACAACTTGATCATGTGGGGTTGAGTGTAGGGAGTTCACAACTGAGCCTGGTCTTGTCCTTACCAAATGTCTGCAAAGTGCATTTCCAGCAGAGGTAGCTGGATGGATAACAGGCACTGAAACCATGGttgtttttgttctttgttctgctcACCCTTCCATAACCATGGACAGCAGTGctcctgctccccccacccacTTAATCCCTTTCCCTGCTGAGCTTAGGTAGCTTTGTACAAACCAGGAATTGAATATGAACCTTGCAAAACCCTACGAATCAGTATTTCACTGTGGATGCTTTGACCTACTAAGCCAACAATCTCCTTTCAGTCAGACTGAAAAGTAATTTCATAATGTAAATTTAATAGTGAATTGAAAAGCATTTGTTCATCTGGACTGCAGTTCTCAGTCATAGCTTTTGTAGCCTTTGAAAATGTAGACACTCCCTGGGGTAGAATGAAATGATCAATGGACAATGTTGGTGGAATTGTTAACTTTTAGCTCAAGAGTACTTCACATCACTACTCAGTGATTGTCAATGGAAAGAAGTCATAGGTAATGCAAAGGCAATGATAAAGTTGAATTAATAAATTCAGATATAGATGAGATAATGACCAGTATTGTGCCATGGATTACTTGTTTACACTAATGTTGCCAGCATTATTCTAGCATAAAAATGACATTTGATTGTAATAGAACAAGTTTTTATCTAGGTATGTATAATTAAAACTTGAACTTGTTTAGTTTGGATGATGCAGTTATTAACAGGAACTTAATTGGAAGCTCTTCCTCAGAAAAGTGATGCTTGTCATACTTAGAAACATTGATGGACAAAAATGGCAATTAAAGAAAATTGCATATGAGTATCTCTACTTTTAAGCAATTGGCAACAAATCTGATTAAGAAGGCATGATCAAACATTTTGTGCAAGTTCGCAGTCTATACATTAAAAATAAATTGCAAGCACATTTTAAGCCCACTTGATGTTTGAGTGCGAGGGAGGGATATCTTTGAATTTTGTTATCTATTCTGAGTAAATAATACGTTTATTCCAACTGGAAAGTAGTTACTGCTTTTGCATTTTACGAATAGAAATATTTAAAGTAATGTATTAAAATTCTTACATCGGCATGCACTTCCTATGTGCTAAACTTTTATTTCCTGTTCCCATattaaagatatatttttgtgaggAATTCAGAAGAAGATTGGACCTGCATTCCCCAATGGCTGGTTCAGTTAGAATTTTCTAGACTGTGAAATCTTTTTTAGACTAGGGTATCGAAGCAagtagaaggctgaggagagatataattgaggtgtataaaattatgaggaaccTAGCTaaagtggatgggaaggacctattaaagaggtcaattaccagggagcataaattaaagtaattggcaaaagtatTAGAGGGGAGTAGAATTTTTTTTCCACCCACAGAATGGTGAggctctggaactcgctgcctgaaagggtggtggaggcagaaaccctcactgcattttgaaaagtacttggatatgcacttaaagtgTAACCTACAGGGCTCCAGACCAGGGGCTGGAAAGTGGGAATAGGCTGGATGGCTCTTTTTTGATCTGGTACAGTCATGATGTGGAgaatggcctcattttgtgctgtcagtttttccatttctaaagttatggatcagccatgatctaatttaatggcGGAACGAGCTTGGTCtgtatggcctacttctgttcctactgCCATGATTTTTTTTCAtctaccagctggaaacctgaatattaaactggtggagagaagccactcaaaccttgcaagcttcgaactctgcctgctgaccatgAGCACCAAGGCATATTCCCTGTTGCAGACTGCAGAGTTCAGTGGTTCAATTGATCTCTGTTtggttgtgttagtctgttcaccgaaCGATGCTGACTATGCCTAATTACTTGAGCCTGAGGAGCAAGCAAGTGGggagagaactttccagaaagaacagagagagacccccccccccgaaggaaatcagccgcatttttgctgcctccagagaccaCCGAGTcagcgtccacatcttcaaaccagaagcctcaggaccacctatGGAAAGTCGcttgaccactgaattcagcctgagccagccaagtcaccaacatccacagactgtatatctttaTTCCTCTTCAATTCAACCAATCCTTACCCatactgtaatttatttgtgtgtgtgaaagttggagcatattttattatttttgcttagattggtttaagtacaataaagttaacctgtttctttgttaaactcgagaaaacctgtccgattcccTCTTTTTATGATCAGGGCATGTAAACAAGTaaacactgaattggcaagtatatccacttaaaaaataaATCTTGTcaaaaaggagagggaaaagagaggagccctttgacccctcctcagctGATCATATCATAAATTTGGTGGCTCTACATCTGCGatcaaacacagagacacatgagaaattggaagtaggataCCAAATTGATCCCGAGCAATTTTTTGAAGAAACTTTAATACAGGTTTTCAGTGCGAGAGTACTAAAATTTCCGCATTCGAGGCCAGtatcttcctagaacagagtgaaataacttggcacagtttaaaagtcctatctgttgaagagttaaggagtatagttaggcatttagagataaatatctgtccaaaaagctaggaaacccaaaatcctaaaaccATTTTGAAATGGAGACTGAAGAACTGGGGACAGGCCTAGAATCTGAAACGGACAGAACAGCATTAGCCAAGATACAGCTGGAACTGTGGAGACTAGAGCTAGAATTTCAAGAAAGGgaaagggagagaattccaggaatggaaggaagagagagaattccaagaaagggagaaagagaaaggagaAGCAGGAAAGAGAACCCTTAAAAATTCGCCAAATTGATACCAAAGTTggttgagggggatgtggaagcatttttttttatcgcatttgaaaagcttgcaaaacagttgagtgGCCAGTGAAGGGCTGGGCTCTGCTACTGtaaagcaaattaacaggaaacCCCTATGAAGTTTATTCCTTATTGTCCaacgagagttcatcaaactatgagatgaccaaaaatgctatcctgagcacaTGTGAGCTGGTACTGGAAGCTTCCTGCCAAAAATTCCAAACTCTCCAAAAACAGCCTGAATAAACTTACCATcaagtttgaaagggttaagcaactcactttcaacTGATGGGTATGGGCGCTTTGGATTCCACCTATGACAACGTCAcagaggtgatcctcctcgagttAAAAAAACTCTCTGCCCCTTTCCAtaaaacccatgtggaggaacaaaaggctctaagagccaggcaggcagcaaaccTGGCTGATGATATGAGCTTCTCCACAAGCCCTTGTCCCAAGAGAAACCCTTCCCTCTTCATCtcaaaaaacctgaaaaggataaaaggtaaGAGGGTGACAGGAGGATGAAAAGCCAGgggcgagaagggaaagctggaaacaCTGGACCCTCCTCAGACCAaacaggaaggtgctgagaacaggattgATGtccgaaagcctgtatgtttccattgcaacaaggcaggtgttatgatcctgtagttttttttctgggaagaatgtggtgtgcctttaaggctggaaaaagagctgtactgctttaagtcAGCAAGCTTTAAAGacttgagtcaaagaatgcattctcgttgccttggatacagccattcagagactgcgattcaaagggtgcattctcgttgccttggatacagccactcagactgagcatcaagagatacatttgttacaatttaattttgaactagcTAATTGTGCAAACAGTCTGTTATAACTGAGGatggacagacagctgtgtgttagcacctgaaaggagagctctcagcccatttaaactgaaggatgaGAATTTAGTCTTTATTTAttattattctctcaaaattcaaaaagtCAAACCAAAACGGAGATTTCTGATAAACTGAAGtaaggaaagttagactgtgacaatcttttatcccacaaaaattctaaagccagattgattataTTGAAAGTGGTTGCAAGTTGGAGAactactgtggtcatcgctggaagaaagaggagtttgaaacttcggatgatggactgttttcctttccttattggaccctggaagattgttcgcggactttaatcagaggattgcttatcgggaagtgtaaatttgcaaggactctaatttttttctattttgaaatgtttatatcttcatagtgtttaagaatttagtttttttaattaaacagttaatttgttcatttgaagacacctggtttgattagcctcattcgggggttaatggacggtgcaatttggttgggtctttctttaatttggaaagtttaaaatagtATGTCAGATGatttgtggagggacaggattgaattaacagtgtgtttctcccaccacaatcagaattgtatattttgattgggggtcgTAACacaggtcaccttcaagctgactaCTGGAAGTTACAGTAAAAACCCGTaggattagtcagggtacaccagcagGAAAAATGGCcccaatggaaagcacagcagaccaggctgtggctctaACTGCAGCAGTAAGCCACTGTGAAAGTACTGCTGTGAGTGTAGGAGAACTTAAAATTCCTAAGAGTTACaaggattttgtgtccaaaggaaaAGTGATCCCACATCCCTCGAGTgaagcaagcaagcccatagtcatacttagggatacaggggtcaCCCAATTTCTTCGACTGGGAAAAGGTATGACCTTTCCCCCAGTGAGTGCATTCAATGCCAAAGTATTGGTGAACATTATCAgggggaaggtatatgcccatacgtttatattgggtgcacctgaagtgcgaccttatttcaggacctgtaactgtggggattgtccctagtttacctgtggacaggttgacctgctccttggtaatgacctggccgggggagggggtggtgttgggcgaaggtggtagcttccccagtggtcttaGGGGGCCGAATAAGGTCAGGGAGACAGTGCAGTTGCAAGATAAGGTCCTTGGCATTTTCCctgtgtggtgactcagtccatgggcaaacaagctctgtcagaggaggGTGAACTGGCCCTGCAGACAGATGACTCTGCTGTCTGGTTATCTGTAACCTTTGGgaatttagaggaaccaaaggaagtGTTAAGCAGGTCTTGGTCGAGGCTTAGCAAGCCAACCCAGTGTTAAAAAGTTAGCACAGCCTGCCCAAACTgacgctgaagcagagggagttggagagtgttactatttaaaaaatgaggtgctgatgaggaagtgagacctcctcacagacctgcagacaaagagtggacagtggttcaccaggtagtggtgccactgaggtaccatagggaaatattgaggatagcccatgagattccaatggctggacgtgCCAGTATTTGAAAAACCCATGCCTGCAAAATATAGCATTTTTACTGGCCaccactccacaaggatgtggtg from Heterodontus francisci isolate sHetFra1 chromosome 9, sHetFra1.hap1, whole genome shotgun sequence includes the following:
- the LOC137373911 gene encoding acyl-coenzyme A amino acid N-acyltransferase 1-like isoform X1; translated protein: MMLGWFRPLRLLRAAGCWAVPGRGSGGESGVKLCVRPPRSLADEAVQIRAAGLGPGQAVTLRAQVVSERGHLFNSCAQYRADGGGLLDVSSSPSLGGDYLGVAPMGLFWTLSPASMEKPHQKLSKADLTGSPMYVNLSVHSGHTVPDTVPGPLLAKQRIERWYSKPGVRRIRLREGNVRGSLFVPAGDGPFPGVVDLFGDEGGLTEFRACLLASRGFAALALPYFGFEDLPMTMTDFHLEYFEEAVNYLQKYPKVKGPGIGVIGSSKGADLALSMATFIPQVAACVCISGCNANTISDLHYKDMHLSSLCYDVDRIIVLKSGILDMSETLKNPNTNKDSIIPLEKAAGHVLFVVGEDDKIWNSKLFAEEAIKRLKEHGRDNYELLSYPGTGHSIEPPCSPFRFATIDQLFGIPVLLGGEAIKHCYAQQDSWQKIQDFLRLHLC
- the LOC137373911 gene encoding acyl-coenzyme A thioesterase 5-like isoform X2 yields the protein MLGAACLYPQVKGPGIGVIGSSKGADLALSMATFIPQVAACVCISGCNANTISDLHYKDMHLSSLCYDVDRIIVLKSGILDMSETLKNPNTNKDSIIPLEKAAGHVLFVVGEDDKIWNSKLFAEEAIKRLKEHGRDNYELLSYPGTGHSIEPPCSPFRFATIDQLFGIPVLLGGEAIKHCYAQQDSWQKIQDFLRLHLC